The genomic DNA ccaagggagtgtgttccactttcgaacagcccttactgtcaggaagttcctcctgatgttgaggtggaatctcttttcccttcaaatatttaaacagggctatcatatcacctcttaaccttcttttctccaggctaaacatccccagctccctcagttgttcctcatagagcatggtttccagactcttcaccattttagttgccctcctttggacacgctccagtttctcaatgtccttttttaattgtggcgcacagaactggacacaatattccaggtgggggctgaccaaatgattcaaataaaacagacaacaaaagaacatcaaatagcaagtgacaattatgcaatgcctgggaaggcttctctgaacaggatggtcttcaactccgttttgaagctggttaaagaagtgatggctcttgctcgtgggggaagaaggttccaggagtgaggggcagtgaatgaaaaggggtgaatccgggatggggcagagaaattcctgggctgggacagcaggccttgactaccagagcggagagcccgagtgggaatgtgaggagagagaaggtctgataagtaaggaggggccagcccatggagggctttgaacgtcgacagcaggagcttatagtgaatacagaaagggagggggagccagtgaagggatgccaacacaggagagatgtggtcagagcggtggacGGGTGTggtaatgcgtgcagctgaatgctggacagagattaaaggacggaggtgagaaagaggaagcccagccaggaggacattacagtaatcaagtcatgagaccactagggcatggaccaggatctgagaacccaaggtcagagagtatgtcaactaggagacagtgatcaacggtgtcaaaggctgcagacaaatcaagaaggatgagaacagagtaaaggccattagccttggcctgtaaaaggtcattcgagatcttagtgagagctgtctcagtagaatgccttgggcggaaaccagactgaaagggatcgaagatggagttggcttcaagagactcaagacagcgcgaataaacaacccgttccaaaactttagaaagaaagggaagaagagaaatcggacgatagctagacaggaggggtcaagagaaggttttttcagaattggggaaatgagagcatgtttgaagtccgacgggaaggagcctgtagagagagagagattgaagatatggagaagcgagggcagaaaagagggagctatagaaattagaagatgagtaggaattggatcaagagaacaggttgcaggtttgcaagagttcagaagtgtagagagttcatccaaagaagcaggaggaaacacagaaaattttgtaggcgagggcgaaagaagattatgagcagaagaagaatcaagggggactatctcagagcaaatagtggtgatctttgaaatgaaataattagcaaagtcattaggaaagaatgatgaagagacaggaggagagggaggtttaagcaaagtgttgaaagtggagaacaaatgctgcgggcacctttcattggcagagatcagtgatttgtaataattctgttttgccatagagagggcgcgtgagaaagaagaaagaataaaccAAGCTTggccctctctcttttctttttctgttggcaggcaaatacctttttgtttAGACAGGTCACTAGAGACctcattagaagccaagatgataaatcTGAGACTGATGTACTTtgaccatataatgagaaggcatggattattggaaaagacaataatgctaggaaaggtagagggcagaagaaggagaggaagaccacatgccagatgactcAATCAGGGGGAGATGGACATGGGattgcaggaactaagtagagaagtggaagataggggttcttgggggtgtctcatccacagagtcgccgtGGGACGAGGTCGACTTggggacagttaacaacaatggctGTTAACTGGCTGATACAGCAGGGGTTTTTAAACAATGGTACATTACTTTCATCTTCTTGATTTGAGGTATCTCTAGATGgatcatttaaaccagtttctcTCTGCCCACACCACAATCAGTCTTCATGACCCAGGGACAAAGCCTTGATTCAATTGCAGACTGCAACTGGAGAGCCATGTCTACATTGAACCTAccttaaactggtttaaaaagacttaccttttgttccagattttcctggaagatctagagcaTTCCAgtcactccttctgaggtcacaacgaggtgcccagccatataaTAgaagctgggcacctcattttcaacctcagaAGGAGCAACCCAcactagtttttttgtgggtttttcgggctatgtggccatgttctagcagagtttcttcctgacatttcgccagcatctgtagctggcatcttcagagacactAGCACTGGAAATGCCAGGTGGCACTGCAGGATGCAGTTCAAACACTAGATTGCAAAAGTAACAGCTGCTTCAGAACCAGAAtcctccaggagcagcccagagtattctagccagtgtagacctgccctatgtttttatattattttaaattagtaaTGTTTTAAtaagattatttctttttttaaaaaatggcacatttcaatctttttttaatttaatgttgtgaagcagcttgggtcccatcttgggAACAAGACTGGGACATAAATAAATTGCATAAATGAAATATCACATCAAAACAACAGAGTCTTGTGATACTGTGTGGATTCTGGCCCACTTCATCCTTTGCCCAATAAAATGTGTTAGTTCTTAAAGTGCCACAAGACACTCTTTTTTGGCCGCAACAGATCCCCAACCCTGCCCATCAGACATTAACATGAGGATCTGGACTGAGGAACCAACTAAGCATTACACAGAGATTACCAATGCTTCAAACTGATGGAAATGGTTACATGCTGTTTCTACCCTGCTTCTCTGTTCTAAATCAACCCCTTCCTTAAGACACCTTTCTATACATTGTGGGGTTTTAATGCACATCATATATATGTAATATGTACTTATGTTCTAAAATAAGACCACAAAGATGGTTGAAGCCATTATTCAAGGCCAAAACATGATCTGCAATGAGGACTATGGTGTACCTTCTGACTGTCCTGATGTGGCATAGACAGTCCGAATTAATTCTGTGTCCTCTCACTttttcaggcaaaagtaaactgttgcaatctctcctagcttatgtttTTCTTCCTCGTTAATAACTTTTATCtagatcacactctgatgttactcgGTCATATGACTCCCAactttaatctgtgaaatgttggagggtatggcatgGCACTCCTGAAAAATCACCTGAGGTATAAATCCTGAGAaaaatggagagtgcagtcaacAACTTATTGACTGATACTCCTTGTTATGCTAGAGAAGAGACAAGGTAGTGAAGTTTTCACATTCTGTCTTAAGCCCAGACAAAGCAGGCCTTGACTCTCTCAAAAGGTGTGggtattgtgtgcatgtgtgtctgtcatcttatggtgacctcatgaatttaataggattttcttaggcaaggaatactcatgggtagtttggccagttccttcctctgaaatatagcttatggCACCTGGTCATCATTGATGATCTCCcacctaagtactaaccagggatgactccatttaacttccaagatccaacAGGATCTTgttcctttaggatatttagctGTTAGCTGAGactttatttgtatatatgtgttcTCTACCAGCAGAAGCCTGTAGTTCTCCAGGGGTACAACTAGAGCTTGTGAACATTACTTCTTAGATAatttccagaatctcctagccagctTGTCCAAATGCCACCCAAGAAGTGAAATTTTCATACTCTTAAAGGGGTCATCTTTTGCTTTGGGAACCACACCACTGATGAGTGCTGATGTTTTCTCGTAGGAATGCTATGGCTCAGGGCCAGTTTCTTTGCCTTGCAGGCTCCCATTTATGGACCAGAAGACATCACATTTCCGTCTGGCTGGAGCCTGGGTGGGCCTGATCTTCCTGCAGAGTGCCTGTCACTTTGTATTAGCTGATCCGCCAGACCTGCTTCCTCATGGAGCTGCATGGACCCTACCGGAAGACGCCACTCAGGAGCAGGGCTACTACTTGCAGCAACTCTTTGGGCAGTATGGGGAGAACGGCACACTATCCTTTGAGGGCCTGACACGTCTCCTGCTGAGCCTGGGGCTGGGGAAGGTTCAAGTGGTGGAGATTGAGCATGAGGAGTTGGGCCATGGCCATGTCTCCCACCTGGACATCCTGGAGGTCCAAGAGAATAAGCACCTGCACTCCCACTCTGCCTTGGAGCACCTCAGCAAGACAGAGCACAGAACCAAGGTGCAAGCAGAGAATGTTAACCCTACCAGGTAATAATGTTTATTTGGGGAAaggttttttggatatgtccacagcaaaaggaagaaggaaacggtagggccactacgtggagaagatgacaaaatgctaacaggagactgagaaaaggcagaattactcaacaccttctttgcttcagtcttctcagaaaaggcaaagggtggtCAACTTGAGGATAAAGGAGGatgggacagaataggggaaattcagcacagaataagtaaagaaagagtacaggaatacctggttaatctaaataaatataagctccaggacctgatgaactacattcaagagtattaaaagagctggcaaatgtaatatcggagccattggcgaTAATATTTGagagctcctggagaacaggagaggaagTTAGTGAGGCACACTTCCATTGCTTCTTTACAGTAAATGTAAATAGGCTGTCTAGTTTGATCTTGCTTTGCAAGACATATCTTGCAGGGCCTGTTCTGGCTTATTTGACTCACTTACCACCAGGCTAATATCTTGACAGAAGAATTGCTGATGTTGTTGACTACGGCCAAGCTAGTTCATGTAGAGACGTCTCAAGTTCTGAGAACCTTTTTGGCTTACCAGCTTCTCAGTGCTGATAATTTGCAGTCATTTGGCTGCTGGCTCAAttattgctccccccccccaaaaaaaaaacaagttagctccattgacaatatacttttaaaatcaaAGCTCAAAATACTTTAGCACCTTGTCAAGTTagatttatattatatttgaaaTAGGTAAGATTCAAAAGAGGAAGTGTAATCAATTAGGTTTCATACTGGTAGCTAACCTATactgctgtttttgtttctttgaaataCACTGGAAATAGTGTGTTAGGACTGCAACTtcggtccaaaacgcactgcagaaataattaagtttgagactactttaactgccctggctcattgctagggaattctggaaactgtagttttgtgagacatttagccttttctgtcagagagctttgatgccacaataaactacagttcccatgatttgctagcactgagccagggcagttaaaccagtgtcagactggattatttctgcagtgtgttttgaaccttaagTGAATTatgagacatagccatgttagtctggaatatcagtatgcaaagggacctagTAGTACCTTCgagattaactgtgcaaaataaattgtggaataagcttttgtggtctacttcctcagatgcatgctacCACTTTTTgtgcagttagtctcaagggtgctacaagatccctttgcattcttaaGTAAATTATGCTCTTCTTCTTTAGCAATGATTGCTTTTTGCTTTCTGCAGGCCAGGAATCCCTCAGCTGGGCTATGCTACCCTGATCCCACCTGTATCTCCTACACTCCATGGGAGACATGTCACTAAGCCAAGCTTTGGGCAAGCAGCAGAACAGTCTGGGAAGAACAAAGACACTTTCAAGCCTTCCCAAGGATATTCTGGACTAAATCTTTTGGAGAGTGTGATTGCATTAGATCACTCTATCTACAATCACCTGCACGAGGATGTAAGTGTGAAACAAGTGAGGGGTTACTATTGCCCACAGTTAGGATTGTGTTTTTTTCTCCCATATGGCAGGAATCACATAGGGTGAATTAGACAGGAAGTGTGTGTCTAATTTCTATGAGACAAGCTGGGTTGCAGGAATTGTACCCTCTCTAACCCTAAAGGTCCAAGGACCAACTTCCTATTTTGAAAGGGCACCTCTTATGTTGTAGTACTTGAACCATTGAGAGACCTAGctttgttagtctggaatatcagtatgcaaagggatcttgtagcacctttagcACCTTGGAgaatgtgtgaaagaagttgtatcaTAAGATTTTGTAGACTGTGTCTGCTTCCTAGTATTGCAAATTGCCCTGGTGAGTTTATTGTGCTAGTGGTGAGAGACTGTGGTCAGGCTATATATAGCTGCCATCAAATCTAGCCAGCATATCTAATGGGGAAgaattctgggggttgcagtCTAAAAGTATCTGGAGGTTTGCACAATTCCTATCCTATTTCTGGTTTATAGTATTTAGTGTTAGGGAGACATGGCTCTGTGAGATAGGCTAATGtttgagtttgttttgtttttaataccaCTATTGCAAGCTAAAGTATATCTCTGGACTGTATACTGTCTCTTATTGCTTTCCTCAACCCCCTTGTTTTTACTGAAACTTCTGAATTCCATTCTCCTACCAAAACTGGTGACCTTTCCCCCTTATTTAAAATTTTCCTTGCTGCAGAGCTGCAAATGGGGGGAGCTTTGATCAAACCCTTCGATGGGTAATTTTTCTGGCAGTCAATTAAGCATCATTTGGAAGTGCAGCACAATTACTCCTTGTTGCAATAAACccctttggtgttttgttttccctttattttgcttttgtctcCAGTGTCTCAATGTATCTCAGCTGCTAGTCAACTTTGGGCTGAACTCCGTCTCCAAGATCACGCCAGAGCAGTTCACCCTGCTGTGCCCAGCTTTGCTCTATCAGATTGACAGCCGTGTTTGCATCCAACACTATGATGAAGTGGCCTTTGGCATGCCAGGCAGCAATCTCTGGGCTGGTAACTCATGCTGCCTTTCTCAACGTCTGACCCAGGAAGGGGTCTGAGTGCAAGCACTGCCCACCCCTAGCCCCATGAATCAGCTCAGAACCCTGTGCAGGGCTATGCACATTCCTTTTAGCTGACCTTGTAAACATGGGATCTGTAGACTTTGGCACCCAAAGATTTAGTTTTAACttaggaagggaagaaaagaaaagcaagttgCTAGCATGTtataattatgaaaaaaatccTGAATGAAAACCTTAGAAATCAGAAGGGAGTTCCGTGTGATACCTACTTTTGCGCCCTGCAATTTTATGCATTTATTCTCCTGTTGGCTACAGACCTTGCCCCACAAATCTGTTGTTTTTGCTTGCCCTTCAGATTCCAATTCTTCCCTGCTTCATTTAccttttcctcttcttatttAGGAGTCCTAGATTCTTTGCAAACTCACATCTTGGGTCTGATCTGTCGTACACATTTGAAACACATAAAACAACATTCCCtacacatttaaaacacataaaacatgtgttttttgttgtttcatgtgttttaaatgtgtatGACAGATCAGACCCAATATGTGAGTTTGCAAAgaatctaggactcctagatcactcTGAAACAATTTATCATGTGTATTTAATTTACATAATGTATTCAATTGCAGGAAAAAATATTGTgcttgttttgaaagaaaagcaTATAAGTACACATAAAACAACATGTGTACGTATATGCTTTCCCCTCAAAACAagcacaatatttttttctgcaaagaCACCCTAATTGAATACACTATGTAAATTGCTTCAGAATGCTCTCCGAAAACTTCCAGTTCCAGTTCCAGTGAACACTTATTCGGTGTTTCTTAAATGCTATGGAATGAAACAGAACCCCTCAATTTAACCAAAATTCCCATGTTGCCTCTTCTCCATACATGTCCATAAAACCCAGTTTCTGGCCAAAATGTTCAAAGAAGACCTATTGCTAGTCAGGCTTACCAAATGTGTTGTACCCCTACTATTTCAGTGAGAGGAATTTACTGTAGGAATATTGGGCATTTGTGCTAAAAGAGGCTAGTACAATGCAAGCTTATGGCAGATAAAGGAGTAATTACTTTAATACTTTGCAGAAATACAACAGTTTGaccctttaacttccatggctcattgctatggaattctgagatttatagttggttgtggcagcagggctctctgacagggaaggataAATAtcatataaaactacaaatcctataagtccatagcattgagccatagcagttaaagcagtgtcaaactacattatttctacagtgtagatatatcCCTAAGTGAggctaaaaacatttttattgtctCATAAAATCCATCAAGGGATCAAAAATAATATAATCAAAAAGAGTTAAATTATACTTGGCTACAAGACCCCGTAAAGTTCTCTCCCATGTTTCGTACAAGGTTAGCAACCATTACTGAGGTTGGAGGCCTGAAGGCGGAGGAAGTGACAACAGGTTGGGAGAAAGCAAAAAGGACTAAGTACCCAAGAAACCATAGACAGTCCCTGGGGTTTTCCTTCTATCTGCTCATTGCCCCTCTCCCCTAGATTACCTGatacgtagaatcatagagttggaaggaccccaagggccatctaatccagcccTTAGCCACACAGGAATATACAGTTAAAGTACTCTTGGGATATGTACTGATGCGTTTTGTACTTCCAGTAATTACATGTCAGAATTTATGGAAAGGAATGCTGTTGGACATGTGGTgtggaaatggggagggggagggaagagaaaacaaatattgggACCTCAAAGTATGATCCTGCTGACTGTTTTGAAGCTCCAGTTCCTAACTCTTGCCTTGCTCTCACTCTCTCATTTCCACCAGGCCTGGGCTGGGGATTTCTGGCTATCACCTTGACCAGTTTGCCCTCAGCACTGGCCATTGTCCTTGTCCCTCTCCTCAACCATGAGCTTTTCCACTTCCTCCTGGCTTTTCTGGTGGCAATGGCGGTGGGGACGCTGTGTGGAGACGCACTGCTGCATCTCTGGCCACACGTATGTAACCATCTCTCCCTCCCGCTTGGGGTACCATTTCCCAATGACTCTTCCACAGGGGAGACAACTACCAgttatctttctctctctaactGTGCAGCCTGTGTCAGTGCTCTGAGAACGTCAAGTAAGGCCTTGGGGTTattacactgtgaaaataatccaggatgaatctgggttaaatTTTCATTgatcacatgcatcccaaatgcactcgATTAAGTtgagggggctgccaaaaaaacccacttaatccaggataatcaatatcgggtccccccccccccagtttttaaaaaagttctacatcatcagtagtgtgaataacggatgcaaatagacctgaataGGCCCTGGGATAAAACACTGTGTACCAAAAAAGGGGTTCTGAAAGCATTTACATTGTTGGCTctatctttattcaaatgcttgcatgtgtgagcaactgaacttgcagagatgcacatagatgtggACTGATAcggtgtgaacaacaaacccagaatgcatgggTAATATGATTTGCATTGTCGTGCTAAAAAAAACCAGTGTCTGAACAGCTCCCTTGAGTTTCCATTCCTCAGCTCCTGTGCATCACAATCGCCAAACTGTTAAATCTAGCCATTCAGTCTCACTCCAGTATGATGGCCATGTCCTATACATTTTCTGAATTCTCCCTTTCTCTGCTCAAAGGAATTGTTTTCATTCAGGCACAGGCCAGAGGCCATGGACTCCTGTCACCGAAACACCATCCCACCCCGACAGCAGAGGATGCTGTACTGAAGGGCCTGTGCGTGTTTGGAGGCATTTATTTCCTGTTCCTTACTGAAAATCTTATGGGGACCCTGAAGCATCTCTGGGCAAAGAGGGTAAGGATGCCACTCTCCAAGTCTTCAAAAGTTCAGGGCAATTTATGAACTGGCAGGGAGAAAATGCAGCATATTTATTTTTGCAGCCAAGTCAGTAGCCCTTTCCCATCAGCCCACTTACTCTCCAAACTGAGAATCCCATTTCAGATTAGTAAAAGTGCCATGCAGCCCAGGCTATGCCCAGTAGTGAtcagtgacttccatgtcagtggggcagtgaatccttTCTGGGATTTAATCTGCACATTAAAGGAGCTAGATAATATGTTGAATCTATTTTGATAATAGGGTTTATCACCTTAGATAACTTCTTTAAAGCTCAAAATAAAACTTGGAATGAATTCACtgccccactaacatggaagccactggtaACTGCTGTCTGAGACCACCCAGAAAGAAGCTGCTCCCAAAGCTGAACCAAGAGCAAGGAtttgactgtgactctggaggccagggtttgaaacctTGCTTGGTACGGAAATTTAGTGAGTGagaatgggcaagtcacactctttcagaaaACCCCGTAATGGAGTTaacttagggtcactgtaagtcagaaatgactcaaaggtatACAACAAAATGTTGTGTATAGTCATATTACAGTGTACATCGTAGAATGAGCTATTCATGCTGCCAGCAAGCAGTGATCAGCATGCTATTGTGAATGTCTAAATTTGTCGTGATGTTGCTAGGTATGTGCTGAATTAGCATGGCTGATAGAAAAACAGTAAAATTTGAAACTCATTTCCTGTAGATATCATTTAGGGACTGATCATCTGCTCAGGATGACATAGGCCAGGCtaacatttatattatattatattatattatattatattatattctttgtgtctcactcttttcccaggactgggactcagagtggcttcacagcattaaaaaacagtacaattaaaaacattttaaaagtacattaaaaagaatttttaaattggtccaacataccagcctgtccttatagcaattcctttaACACCTGTgtaaacaggtaggtcttcacctgccagcggaaggccatcaaggagggagccattctgatctccctgggcaggcaGTTCCAGGGTCTAGAGGCAGCCAACATGGGCTCAGTGTATGTTATCCTGGCCTTGGTGCTCACCTGGGTCTGTCCCTGAGTCAGCATGGGGATGGGATGGTGTTTATGCACCTGTTCCCACACCAACCTAGGACTTGCTACTGGAGGGCACTCCTTACTTTGCCATACTATCTCTGGTACTCAGACGCTCCCCGCTGCAGTGTCTGACATGGAAAGGGGCCCCTGGCTGCACCCCCATGGCCAGGCACACAATTTCTATGTCAGATGTGGTGACCAGGGGCATCTGAGCACCAGTGATGGTGCAGCAAGGTAAGGAGTACGGTTGGCCCATATAAACAGCTGGGGAAACTCTTGAACAAGGAGTCAAATTACCTGAGAGTAATGGCTGTTTACTACAGGATTTGGCTGGATCCACTGGATCCATATCTGGTCTACCAGGATTGGGCCTGATCCTGGTCTTGGGGTTTTGGCCTTCATCATCTGAACTAGACAGTGTGAGGTCCAGGGTGAATACGggtcttttggcctgtgcagacaacacCTTAGTTAGAAGTCTGTTCCAGCAAATGGTGCATTTTATGCAGTGGCTGTGGCTGCTGTCACCACTGGGAGACAGGACACATCCTTGGCTATATATATCACTGCTACCACTCAGAGGGATAAAAGTACATAGCATCTTTCGAACAGGGTTCCTATTCCAATCTCAGTGTAATGGTGTTTACTGGTTTTGTTTGATGTTTTGCAGAAGGCCACCAAACATCCTGACCAGGCTACTGCTAGGATGGATGAGAGAAGTGTGGTCAGTTTAAGGACATCTCCAGGTGAGCGAGCCATGGATTGCCCTCTCCTTTACATTCTTATTAGTATCATggtccttttgttgttgttttggttctGCACTCTTCCTTCATGGGAACAGTTTTGTGTTTGCCTCCTCAATATCTGGAGCCAGATTAATTCATGTGCCACAGCTATGCACCATCATGCAGTTGTGCATACTTGGACCCTGCTGTAATAATAGAATTTCAAATGCACTTAGCTGTGTATAGGGTGAGAAACAATTTTCTAAAGCTTTCTGTTCTTTCCAAGGTCTGGCCTTTTACTGGACAGGTGGAACAGTTGCCCCACTGACTAAGCATCAGCAGCAGAGCTGGTAGTGCTTCCTCTGGTAGTCTTGTTTCAGCCTTAAATAGGATATAGTTATGGGGGGAACAGAATGAGAGCTTTGcctcccaataagaattctgcacctataaaattttccttcagtccccaaaacttctagcattgtagagggtgaaacactgaaaattgttcagacCTAGAACTCTCCTATTTGc from Sceloporus undulatus isolate JIND9_A2432 ecotype Alabama chromosome 2, SceUnd_v1.1, whole genome shotgun sequence includes the following:
- the SLC39A5 gene encoding LOW QUALITY PROTEIN: zinc transporter ZIP5 (The sequence of the model RefSeq protein was modified relative to this genomic sequence to represent the inferred CDS: deleted 1 base in 1 codon), which encodes MDQKTSHFRLAGAWVGLIFLQSACHFVLADPPDLLPHGAAWTLPEDATQEQGYYLQQLFGQYGENGTLSFEGLTRLLLSLGLGKVQVVEIEHEELGHGHVSHLDILEVQENKHLHSHSALEHLSKTEHRTKVQAENVNPTRPGIPQLGYATLIPPVSPTLHGRHVTKPSFGQAAEQSGKNKDTFKPSQGYSGLNLLESVIALDHSIYNHLHEDCLNVSQLLVNFGLNSVSKITPEQFTLLCPALLYQIDSRVCIQHYDEVAFGMPGSNLWAGLGWGFLAITLTSLPSALAIVLVPLLNHELFHFLLAFLVAMAVGTLCGDALLHLWPHAQARGHGLLSPKHHPTPTAEDAVLKGLCVFGGIYFLFLTENLMGTLKHLWAKRKATKHPDQATARMDERSVVSLRTSPGAESQSLTVPEEEVGNLYVEAQDCSIQIRSSEDDEENSERQAEQLHPHGHSHSPADAQNAGIADIAWMVILGDGIHNFTDGLAIGAAFSDGISSGLSTTVAVFCHELPHELGDCAVLLQAGMPLRRVLLFNLLSAFLAYWGTVMGTIISRSSSQVTPWVFAITAGIFLYVALVDMLPEMLQRSSPKGRKVSILHFLLQNLGFLSGGALMLCIALFEEHISFRLDG